The window TTTCGCATCAGACCGCTGAGGCTCTAAAAATTTTAGTAGAAGACTGGAATGCAATTAGGACGGCATTTGTAAGCTTTGATATGTGGCGCAATGAGTATACATCGATGAAAATGGGCAAAGCGAAATTTGCTGGTTGCCTGTCATGTGGGGAACATCCGACTTACCCATATCTTGATAAAGATAATATGACCAAAACCACAGTTCTTTGCGGACGGGATACAGTGCAAATTCGCCCGTCAGCACAAGGGGAAGTTTCGCTTGAGCAGCTCTCAGGGCAACTCGGATCACTTGGCTATACTGTCAAAGGAAATCCATATCTTATTTCGATAGAGCTTGGTTCTGAGCGGATGGTCATCTTCAATGATGGCCGTGCCCTTGTTCACGGTACGAAAGATCTTACTCATGCAAAATCAATTTATCAAAGGATTATGGGATGATACATTTTAAAGGCGGATTATATAGGTATTCCTTTTTATGGATGTCGTTTGAAGCCCGATAAACTATAGTAAAACCCCCGGAGAATTCTTCCCCGGGGGTTCGTTGTTCTGATATAAGAAAGTATATCTTACATTGAGAACTGTCTAGCTCCACAAGGAATGCTTCGGCAGCATAAGCATCGCACGAAGAAAAAGTGGTAGCTTTTTCGAGGAGCGCCTAGCGCCTAATGTACTTCAGTCCCCTCGTTACGATAAGTCAACATCGATTCGCTTTCGCTCATCGTGTTTCCTTTATCTCCTTCGAGGCCCTCCAGTCCATACGGCGCTAAGCAAGGCGCTTGCGCTTTTCTTGTTTACTTTTTACAAGCTACAAGGACCAGCCTGCCTTCGTCCAGCTCTTTTTCAAGACGGTCAGCCTCAGATTCAGAAAGCCCAAGAGATTGAAATTGGGTGCGCAGTTCATCGCCCCGCTTTTTAAATACACCTGTTACCGAATTGATTAAGCCCTGGTCCGTTAATCCAACCTCTTCTGCTCCAGTTGCGTCAGCAAGATGGGACTCGCGCTTCTTATCATGCGCAAATAAATAGATATCGTCCTTCTTATAGCCTTCGGTAGCCAATAAGGAAAGCTTATCCTGGGCCTGGACTCCATTTTCAACGATTTCAACCTTATACATAATTGGTTCCTCCTTCTTATCTATGAAATTTATCTCACATTTAGTATTTATCCTTTCCGCAAAGCCGTAAACATGATAGGGGTGGAAGAACCCAATCAGAAAAAATGATAGAATTGCAGTAAAATGGGGAATAGAGATTAGAAGGAGGGGTTATATGCTTGAAAACAATTTGCCAAGAAGCTGGTCTGAGGTATTGGGAGAGGAATTTCAAAAAGAGTATTTCCATACATTACGGGAATTTTTAATAGAAGAATATCGTACGAAAACTATTTATCCGGAATACAGTGATATTTTCAATGCATTAATGTTTACAGACTATGATGATGTAAAAGTTGTCATCCTTGGCCAGGATCCTTATCACGGGCCGGGCCAGGCACATGGACTAAGTTTTTCTGTTAAGCCGGGAATCAACCCGCCGCCATCTCTTAAAAACATATTTAAAGAGCTGTGCAGCGATCTTGATAGTGAAACTCCTGAGCATGGATATCTTGTCAGCTGGGCGGAACAGGGTGTGCTTCTGCTTAACACAGTCCTTACCGTAAGACAGGGAGAGGCAAATTCCCATAAAGGGAAGGGATGGGAACGGTTCACTGATCAGGTAATTACGCGGTTAAGTGAACGTGACAAGCCTCTGGTATTTATCCTATGGGGGAAACCAGCCCAAAGCAAGCTATCTTTGATTGACACAAAAAAGCATAAAATTATTACCTCGGCACATCCAAGCCCGCTTTCAGCGAGAAAAGGTTTTTTTGGAAGCAAGCCTTTTTCGAAAACAAATGAACTATTAAAACAGCTTGGATATGTTGAAATTGACTGGGCGCTGCCACCACTCTAAGAACTTAATACTAATTAAAATGCTGATCCAAACGGGTCAGCCTTCTTTTTGAGTATGATTGAGTTTATTAATAAAGCTGGGACCTCCTAAAGTGGAGAGATGCTATTCATAAAGGTCGTAAATGATAAATCGTGCATTAGGATGAAACTTGACGTCATTCATAATGGTGATGAATGACAACTCGGGGTTGTGAAGGTATTAAGATGTCATTCATAATGGTGATGAATGACAACTCGGGGTTGTGAAGGTATTAAGATGTCATTCATAAAGGTGGTGAATGACAACTCGGGTCCTAAAATCAGTCAAGATGTCATTCGTGATTTGGAAATTTGCCATATTGGCCTATGTGCGAAAAAAACAGGAATACTGTACAATGGTGATATTGCAAAATGGAACAGGGAGTTGATTTCTTTGAACATACATATACATACTCTACTACGAAAAATGGGTGAGGAATTGGACCGGGCAAAATCGAGTTCAAATGAGGCCCAAGTACGTGAGAAGATCTATACAATCAAGGCTTTATGCGAGGTCATCCTTGCCGAAGGGGAAACGAGAACTCCTGATGTACAGCCGATTCAGGCAACACCAACCATAGTGGTAGAGAATCGTGGAACTGCTATAATACCTGGAAAGAAGCTGGAAATGGAGGACGGGGCAAACGGAGATTCAATCTTTGACTTTTAGGGGGAAAATAAAGTGAAAACATTCATCATCATTGGGGCTGTTAACGCATTTCTGGCAGTTGCCCTGGGAGCATTCGGAGCACATGGCCTGGAGGGGCGGGTTGAACCGAAATATCTTGAGACTTGGAAGACTGGAGTAACCTATCAGATGTTCCATGCAGCTGGACTTTTAGTGATAGGGCTCATCCTCGGAAAGATACCAGCAGCCTCCTTGTTTACTACCTCAGGTTGGCTGATGCTAACCGGAATTATTTTGTTCAGTGGTAGTCTATATGTTTTAACCCTGACAAAAATTAGTATTCTTGGTGCCATTACTCCTCTTGGGGGAGTCGCATTCCTGGCTGCATGGGTATTAATTGTCATTGGTGCAACAAAGTATCTTTAAAAAAGAGGAGGACAATCCATATTGGCTTGCCCTCCTCTTCATTTTATTTCATTTAACCTAACGCGGCGGAAGGGTGCTCTGGCCATGTCCGGGTCCGCCGCTGCTGCTAAACCCGCCACCACCACCAAAAGTGCCACCGCCACCGGCTGCAAATGGGTATTCATACTCAATTTCTTCATCAAATGTTACATAATCAAGATATACCATCAATAGCAGATAACGCATCCCTGTTTGTGGATCACTAAGAATAATATGGTCACGACCGGCAGCTTCAATTATCCCTTTGAAAACCTGCTGCCGTCTTTGCCCATCCCGAGTCCCTTCAAACGTCATATATACCGTTGCCAGCTTCCCTCGGTTCAAGCGAAGGATATTCTCAATATAGGATTCTTCCATTGGCAGCATCCCAGGAACTTGTGGGCCAGCCGTTGTCGGGGCGCTCTGTGGAAAAGGCGCTTGAAAACCGCCTCCGCCTCCATAGCCGCCCATTTGACCTCCTCCGTAGCCGCCCCCAAAAGACTGTTGTTGCATACCAGGGCCTACAGGTGCCCCTCCTGTTCCTGAATAGGGCTGATAGCCTTGTTGGCCAGCATTATTATTTCCGTAAGGATACATTTGCATTCCCTCCTCATAAATTGCGCATTGGAGGTCGGCCGACGGGTCAGCCTCCGCTGCCATTATTGCCGATTTTCCAATTCCAAGGTTAGGGATTCTACCTTTTCGGAATTGAAGACTCGCTGTTTCAATCATATGAGGTAAAATGCCGATTTAGTACTTCAAGAAGAGTGCTGTTAGTCAAGGAAGATACAATAAAAATGCTCCCGCCACGTTAAATCGGGGCGGGAGCACATTTTTAAATACTGAAGAAGCTTTCAACCTTTTCTTCGGCAAGGATATTGCCGACAAAGAACGAGCCGAATTCGCCATAACGGGCACTAACTTCATCAAAGCGCATCTCGTATACGAGCTTTTTGAACTGAAGCACATCGTCAGAGAACAATGTGACGCCCCATTCATAATCATCAAAGCCCACGGAGCCTGTTATAATTTGTTTGACCTTTCCTGCGTATTGACGGCCAATCATGCCATGGCTGTACATAAGCTTCCGGCGATCCTCCATCGGAAGCATATACCAGTTGTCATTACCTTGGCGGCGCTTATCCATTGGGTAGAAGCAAACATATTTTGCTTTAGGCAGTATAGGATACAGCCTTGCGCGTACATGAGGGTTTTCGTATGGATTTTCGCCGTCCTTCAAATAATTGCTTAATTCCACTACTGATACATAGGAATGGGCGGGAATTGTATATTCAGCAAGTTTCGATTTATTGAACTCTGTTTCAATTTCATTCAATTCCTCCATAGTAGGGCGGAGAATCATCATCATGAAATCAGCTTTTTGGCCGACAACAGTATAGAGTGCATGGCTGCCATCTTTGCTTTCCTGAGTCGCATTCCACTTTTCTACAAGGCCCATGAATTCGTTTATGGCGGCCTGGCGTTCATCCGCAGGCGTCATTTTCCATGTCGTCCAATCGACGCTTCTAAAATCATGCAAACAATACCATCCATCAAGCGTTTGTGCAGCTTCGCTCATTCAAATCACTCCCGATTCGTTCTACTCTTTATACCCGTCTACTATATCATAGTTTCGCCAAAAACCCCCAATAGATGCCCTTTAATAACCTCTCCGTTTAATTACTGGTAAAAAAGGATATTTTGACAAAAGAAAGCTGAAAATATAGTGAAACTTCCATCCCTGTGTTCTTCAATTGTGGTTAGTCGCACAAAGCCCGGTAACGCTAGGACCTAATAAATCGTATCTCATCAATCGGGCTTTTACAGGCAGCTGATCCCCGCCATATTTCTTGTTTGTGAAATTAATTTTGGCGCAGGTCTTACTGCCCGAGAATACGGGGTAAGAGCGTTGTATGGAAGAGTCTAATTCCACAGCCAATCTCTCGAAATTTTTAAAAAGACTGACATTTTTGGCGGAACGGTATTTTTCTTGAATTTTAGTGTCAGTGGGTTATCCTGAATATGTGTTAAAAAGGAGGAAGAATTAACGTGAGTGATTTATTTGAAGGAATTAAGCAAAAGATTTCCGGTAATAACCTAAGGATTGTTTTTCCTGAGGGCCTGGATGAAAGAATCCTTAAGGCAGCGGGACGCCTGGCTGCAGAGGGTATCCTTACTCCTGTAATTATCGGCAATATTGAAGAGGTACAGGCAAAGGCCAAGCAGTTGGACGTATCCCTTGAAGCTGCGGAAATTTATGACCCAGCCAATTATTTAATGATGGACGAGCTTGTTGCATCCTTTGTTGAGCGTAGAAAGGGTAAAGCCAGTGAAGAAGATGCTCGCAGGATCTTGCTCGATGAAAACTATTTTGGAACTATGCTTGTTTATGCGAATAAAGCGGACGGGCTCGTTAGCGGTGCAGCTCATTCAACTGCTGATACGGTGCGGCCTGCTTTGCAAATTATTAAAACAAAAGAAGGTGTCTCTAAAACATCTGGTGTATTCCTGATGGTTCGCGGAGATGAACAATATGTGTTTGCGGATTGCGCAATTAATATTGCACCTGACAGCAATGACCTAGCTGAAATTGCAATCGAGAGTGCGCGGACTGCGAGAATGTTCGATATGGAGCCGCGTGTTGCGATGCTGAGCTTTTCGACAAAAGGATCTGCCAAATCACCGGAAACAGAAAAGGTTATGGCAGCGGTGGAAGAGGCTAAGCGCCGTGACCCTCTGTTAATCATCGATGGTGAATTCCAATTTGATGCCGCGTTTGTTCCTTCTGTTGCGGCAGCTAAGGCCCCAGATTCCGTCCTACAGGGCAATGCGAACGTCTTTGTATTCCCTAGCCTTGAAGCTGGTAATATTGGCTACAAAATTGCCCAGCGGTTGGGTAACTTTGAAGCGGTCGGCCCGCTTCTCCAAGGGTTGAACCGCCCGGTCAATGACCTGTCACGAGGATGCAACACGGATGATGTGTATAACCTGGCGTTGCTTACAGCGGCGCAAGCGTTAATGCAGTAGACCTATAAAACATAAAATTAGCCCGGCCTTTAGTGGACCGGGCTTTTGTGTGTTGTGTTGTTTTAGATAATAAGGAGCAAGCTGAGTGCCATGACAGCCATCCCTGCAATAAGCCCATATATTGGAAGATGGGTTTCATCGTATTTTCGTGCGGCGGGCAGCAATTCGTCCAGTGAAATGAAGACCATGATGCCGGCAACGGCCGCAAAGATTACCCCAAACATGATGTCGTTAAGGAAAGGCATAAGAAATAGATAGGCAACGAGAGCCCCAATCGGCTCGGATAAGCCAGAGAGGAAGGATAGCTTGAATGCCTTCTTCTTATCTCCTGTAGCAAAATATACCGGTACAGAAACGGCAATTCCCTCAGGAATGTTATGAATGGCAATTGCAATCGCAATGGCAACGCCAAGAGCCGGGTTCTGGATTGCGGAAGTGAAAGTCGCGATCCCTTCCGGAAAGTTGTGGATGCCAATGGCCAATGCAGTGAATGTTCCCATTTTTAACAAAGCTGGATCTTTTACGATAGCACCAGGCTGCATCTCTTCAACCTTTTTCAATTCATGTGGGTTGCCTTGTTTAGGGATTAATTTGTCTATTAAGGCAATCAAGAGAATTCCGCCAAAGAAGCTGAAAACTGTTGCCCAGTTTCCCCCTTTTGCCCCCAATTCTGCGACAAGGGCGATTTTGGCCTTTTGGAAAATCTCAATCATTGATACATAAATCATGACTCCAGCTGAGAAGCCGAGGGTCACTGATAAGAACTTTGTATTTGTTGTCGAAGTAAAAAATGCCATTAAACTTCCTATTCCAGTTGCAAGACCCGCAAACAGTGTCAGTCCAAAGGCGAAAAGGATTTCCATATTCATTCCCCTTTCTTGTGTAAAAACCACTTCTATAAAGTATTGAAGAACCCGGGGAGAGGATACTCTTTTTCGGGCTGCTTCGCTTGTAAAATTAATATATGCCCTTGGTTTAAAATGTTTCCTTTGCTCAACATTTTATCTTATGGGAAAAACCTAGTCCATCATTAAAAACCGGAAAAGTGTTTTCTTTTATAGGTTTGATGGGCTTTGTCGTTATTATGCTATAATAACACCACATAATTGAACTGGAGGCACCACCATGAAAGACAGTGCAACATCGCTGCTGTGGCAGGAACAGTGGCGGCTTATCGACCAATCTACCACAGGGCTGCTAATGCCAGCCATCCAATCCTTTGCCATAGACGACACATTATGTGCATCTGTTGGCTCACATCTTGCACCAGCTACAGCACGAACCTGGGTGCATCATGATACAGTAGTCCTGGGTATTCAGGATACAAAGCTGCCATATCTTAAAGAAGGCCTTGCCTATCTTTATTCCAAGGGATTTACACCTATTGTAAGGAACTCGGGAGGCCTTGCCGTCGTACTTGATAAAGGAGTCTTGAATATTTCACTTATTTTACCCGAAAAAGAAAAAGGAATAGACATTAATAGGGGCTATGACGCAATGTTGGAGCTTATTCGCTGCATGTTCGCTGATTGGGGAAAAGAAATTGAAGCACGGGAAATTATTGGATCATACTGCCCTGGCAGCTATGATTTGAGTATTGGCGGCAAGAAGTTTGCCGGAATTTCTCAAAGAAGGCTCAGAAAAGGGGTAGCTGTTCAAATCTATTTAAGTGTGGAAGAGAGCGGCGGAAGTAGGGCGGAATTAATAAGAGAGTTTTATTCACTCGCCTTAAAAGGGGAACAAACAAAATTTAGCTATCCCGAAGTGAAGCCGGAAGTGATGGCAAGCCTGTCTGAACTGCTTGGCACGCCACTTACAGTGCAGGATGTCATGCTAAAACTTCTTATCGAGCTAAAAAAAATGAGCAGTCTTCTTTACTCCGGCCAGTTGACCCCGCATGAGCTTGAGCTTTTGCCAGGATACTCTGCCCGGATTGCTGAACGGAATGGCACATTACAAAAGCCGTAACCCAAGAATGGATTTACGGCTTTTGATTGTTGTTATCATCTTCGGCTTGCTCGATTTCAGTTAGTCATTCAGCAACCATTTCAAGGTTTCCGTTCCGGTCCATCTTGAATTTAGTCGCCGGACGCTCCTCTTCCTCGAATAAGACAAGCTTACGGGCTTTGTTCATGATTTTTAATAGTGTTTCGTAATCTTCTTGAATGACTCCTGTATTTTGTTCAAGATCATTTATTTTTGTTTCCATCTCCTCATTTTGCTTGCGGAGGTTGGCGATTTCCCGCTTCAATCTTTCATTCTCACTTTTTAACGCCTCAACATGTGCGTTGTTACTATCATAATTCTGCAAGAAAGAAATGACAGTTTGCATTGTTAAACCTTGCCCGCCATGCTGGAACCCTGTCCCCGTTTGGGAAGTTACTAAAGCCGGTTGTGAAACTGTGAATCTGTTAGCAGGAACCTTTGCTTCTGCATGCTTGCTATTAAGCTCCTCAACCATCTTCTCCAGGTCAAAGCTCTCTGGCTGCTTTAAAGGTTGTGTATCGAATTCAACTGCTGTTTCCATAGAGACTCCAGTAGTACTGAATTCTTCGTTGACTTCAACAGGAGGGGTGTAAAGCAGCTTCTTTTTGCCGCCTTGATCCTTTCCTAGCATACGCTGGCGTTGTTTTCGCTGTTTTTTGGCAAGCTGAAGTGCCTTTTCATACGTATGACGCACGACTGCATTCCATCTGAACCCGCATGCTGCCGAAGTTCGATCAAGCTTGTCCCCAACCTCTTCAAAGGCATTAAGCTGGGTGCTTCCTTCCCTTACATGGCGAAGCACTGTTTCAGCTAACAATAAATCATCCTCTTCTGTCCAGGCATCCTGGCGCACCTTCATTTCGATACACTCCTTCTCTTCATTTACTTTTGTATTCATTCCAACCCAGCCTTCCAGTCTGGCAGAAATACCTGCCAATCAAAATTAAATGTTTTGTTCCTAGCAATATCATGGACACTTTTTTCAAGTTTTATACAAAACGTTTGAAAGGATAGTAGAATCGGAATGTAGGTCGGCTTGCATTGGCTGTCCAGAAGCTGTAAAATACCATAGGACATATAGTGTATCCGCCGTAGTAAACGTTTCAGGCTGTAAAGATAATTAGAGTCGAAACCAATAATTCATATGTTTTTTGAACTTGAAAATTGCAAAATATAACCAATAAGCCATATGATTTGGCTGTAAAACTCCGTACCGAGAGGATGAACGGAATGACTAATGAATTTCGCGTATGTGATGACTGTCAGGCAGTCAACCTCAAAACGCTTATCCCGCGCTTAAAGAAGCTTGATCCTGATGCGAAAATAGAAATTGGCTGCCAATCCTATTGTGGCCCAGGACGGAAAAAGACTTTTGCTTTTGTCAATAACAGGCCGCTTGCGGCATTGACCGAGGAAGAGTTGATTGAAAAAGTAAGCAAAAAGCTCAAAAGTTGATAAATCATCCGGACCAGGGTGGTTTTTCTTTTTTTTAAGAATTACTTTACTGTCATCATTATTTGCCATTTATTAATCTTAAATAAGATGAACTAAAAGAATTTCATATAAATTGGAGCGGGAGGCACGGAGACTCCCAGTCCGCCCGCGGAAAGCGAAGTGCCTCGTGACAGGCAAAATGCGCCTCGTGACAGACAAAGGGCGTCTGTCCCTGCGATGCTAATTCCGGGGGGCTTTCCTTTGTGTCCCTGCGATGCTAATTCCGGGGAGCTTTCCTTTGTGTTCCTGCGACGATTACTCTCAGAGGCTTCCCTTTGAGGAGTGGAATTATGGAAAGATTTATTAAGTTCATCATTATAAAAGGTAATTGTCGAAAAATGCTGTTGGAAATTGCTGAAAGAGGGATGAATCTCAATCAAAATGGGGATATAATAGAAACAAGTTAAGAGGGGCAGGGAAAAGAGATGGGATTTTCAGAAAAACTGAATGAGGAGAAAGTTTTTAAGGATCCCGTCCATCGCTACGTCCATGTCCGCGACAAAGTTATCTGGGATCTGATCGGAACTAGGGAGTTCCAGCGCCTCAGACGGATTAAGCAGCTTGGTACAACATTCCTGACCTTCCACGGGGCAGAGCATAGCAGATTCAGCCATTCCCTGGGTGTCTATGAGATAATCAGGAGAATTGTAGATGATGTATTTAAAGGGCGCCCCGAATGGAATGAGGAAGACAGGCTTTTGACGCTTTGTGCTGCACTCCTCCATGACCTCGGGCACGGGCCGTTTTCACATGCGTTCGAAAAAGTATTTGATTTGGACCACGAAGAATTTACTGGGGCAATTATTCTGGGCAAAACAGAAGTGAACAAAGTCCTTGCAAGGGCTGGCAAGGATTTTCCTAAACAGGTTGCAGAAATCATCGCGAAAACTTCGGATAAAAAACAGGTTATATCGCTCATTTCTAGCCAAATTGATGCCGATCGCATGGATTATTTGCAGAGGGATGCTTATTTTACAGGTGTTAGTTATGGCTTTTTTGATATGGAACGCATCTTGAGGGTTATGCGGCCGCGTGAGGATCAGGTAGTTTTCAAACATAGCGGTATGCATGCCATTGAGGATTACATAATGAGCCGGTACCAGATGTACTGGCAGGTGTATTTTCATCCGGTTTCGCGGGGTGCGGAGGTAATTTTGACGAAAATCCTTCACCGTGCCAAGCATCTTCATGAAAGCGGCTATGCATTCCGAAATGAACCCCTCCACTTTTATTCTATCTTTGAAGGCACCCTTGTCTTGGAAGATTACTTGAAATTGGATGAATCAATTATCCTTTATTATTTTCAAATTTGGCAGGAGGAAGACGATGCAATCCTCAGTGATTTGTGCAGGCGATTCGTTAACCGTAACCTGTTCAAATTCTCGGAATTCGATCCGGCCAAGGAATACAAGAAGCTTGCTGAATTGACTGGGCTGTTCAGAAGGGCGGGCATTGACCCGGATTACTACCTTGTTGTCGATTCATCCTCTGATTTGCCTTATGATTTTTACCGCCCGGGGGAAGAAGAAGAGCGCCTTCCTATTCAATTGCTGATGAAAAATGGTGACATCAGGGAGCTGTCCAGAGAGTCCGCCATTGTTGATGCGATTTCCGGTAAAAGGCGTACCGACCATAAACTATACTTCCCGCAAGACTTATTATTCGATGAGTCTTCGAAAAAAAATATAAAAAAGCAGATTCGCAGCATACTTGAGATATAGAAAAGCGGAAGCGACCGGAGAACTATTTTCTTCCCGTAAAGGGAGCAGGAGTTGAAGTAGCTTGTTGAATGACCATGCAAAATTGATGCATGCAGTACTTGTTTCTGGAGAAATTGTCGGAAGGAAGAAGCTGCAGAAGATGATTTATATTGCCAAAAAGATGTCCTTCCCTTTCCAGGAGCGCTTCCAGTTCCACTTTTATGGCCCCTATTCGGAAGAATTGACGCTTCGGGTGGAGGAGCTCTGCAACATGGGCTTTTTGGAAGAATGCAAGGAGAACAAAGGCGGCTATAGCCAGTACCGCTATTGCCTGACAGAGGCCGGAAGAGAGTTCCTGGCGATGAGTGGAGTGGAGATGCCGAACCTTGAGGATTGCTTTATGGATATGAATGGGCAAAACTCCCGATTCCTTGAGCTTGTCTCAACGGTACTTTATTTTGACAACCTGGAACGTCCGGAGGTTGCCGAAAAGGTCTTTACCCTTAAGAGCAAGCAGCGTTACACGGAAGAGGAAATTGAACAAGCTTACAGCTATATATCGACCTTAAAAGAAAAAGCTAAGCTCCATTAATGGGAGGCTTAGCTTTTTACTTATAGTTTTAGTAAGTCTATGAAGAGAGTAAGATTTATCTCTATTGCGCTAGCGCCCTTTTTATTGATCGCTGGCCCTAACGCCTGCTTTTCCATAATTAGTCTTGGCCATTTCTTCAATAATTACCGTTACGTTTTCAGCAGGTGCACCGGATGTTTCAACAACAGCTGAGGTCACCTTTTCAACAAGTGCTCTTTTTTGATCATCGCTCCGGCCTTCTAGCATTTTCACAGTTACAATTGGCATCTTCTATTCCTCCTTGACTGATGGTGATTTTAGTTTTTCATAAAAGGAAAAAAAGCGCAAGCGAGGTGCAGGCAGTTTTCACTTTTAGCCAGTCATCGTGTATAATTTTACTAGTACTGTAAATTTGTCTTACAAAAAAGAGAAATAAATAGGGACTGGGGGAAATTCCTTGCTTTTTCCATATAGGACGGTTGAGGAAATCATTCTTGTGGCATTGACTCTCGCGATTGCATTTTCGGTGCATGAGTTCGCCCATGCATTTGTTGCATGGAAATTCGGCGATAATACTGCGAAAAATCAGGGCCGTCTTACGTTAAATCCAATCAGGCATATTGACCCGATCGGGGCGATCCTTTTCTTCGTAGTCGGATTTGGCTGGGCTCGGCCAGTACCGGTGAATCGTTTCTTTTTCAAAAACCCGCGTCTTGCCGGAATTCTTGTGTCGGCGGCTGGACCATTTAGCAATCTCTTGCTTGGCACACTTGGCCTATTGGCTTACCTTTTTATCATGAAATATACAGTCGGGGGAGTATTCGCCGAGACATTGATAAGTTTTCTCTGGTTGTTCTTTGGAGTTAACCTATTGCTGTTCCTGTTCAACCTGCTGCCATTTCCGCCACTTGACGGTTACCGGATTCTAGAGGATTTTGCTCCAAACGGGCTGAGGGCGAAGATGACTCAGTACGAGCAATATGGAGCACTTATTTTCCTGATTCTTGTCCTTACTCCGCTTGGGGATTATACGATATCACCGCTTTTCGGAAGTGTCTTGCCTGCTCTTCAAGAGGTGTTATTTGAATTTTTTGTACAGTTTTTTAGATAACTTTAACTACTGTTGTTGCTGGGAGGTAGTTTGATATGGAAGAAAAAAAGAAAAAGGTTGGTTTTAATATTATCAAGACCGATCCTCTTGATAATCATAAAGGCTTTGGCAAGGGATCGTTGACGCTGGACAATATTTCACCAGTTATCATTGATGTTGAAGATGCCGAAGCTATCATTGATGTTGGCGCAATGCATGCAAGAAGTGCAGTTGAAAAAGGAATCAAGTTCCTGGCCAATAAGGATGAAGTCCCGGATGCCAAGCTGTATTGGCTCGTTTGGGTTACAATTGACCGCAATGAGAATGGGCCATATTATGCCGGCGTTACTGCTTGTGAAATGACTGTAAACCGGGAAATCCGGCGCGGCTATAAGTCGCTTCCGGAGCATGTCAATCGGATGGATAAATCACTCAAACGCCATATTATTGTCGAGCATATGGATGATAAATCGAAAAAAATTCTTGCCGACTTCCTAAAAGGGCACAATGAGGCATTTTGGGACAATTCGTCGACTGAGCTGAAAACCGGTCTTGGCGAAGAATAACAAAGGCAGGCATAGGAAGAGCCGGGGCATAGCTGCTCCGGCTCTTTTTTGTAGAAACCTCTTAATATTTTAGTCTCCCCAATTCCAAAGCTTCTTGTACCATGATTTTTTATCGGCACCGCCCGGCTTCGCGCCAGGTATCAATTCATTATGATCAAGATGGTCA is drawn from Bacillus sp. FJAT-18017 and contains these coding sequences:
- a CDS encoding DUF423 domain-containing protein — protein: MKTFIIIGAVNAFLAVALGAFGAHGLEGRVEPKYLETWKTGVTYQMFHAAGLLVIGLILGKIPAASLFTTSGWLMLTGIILFSGSLYVLTLTKISILGAITPLGGVAFLAAWVLIVIGATKYL
- the pta gene encoding phosphate acetyltransferase, producing MSDLFEGIKQKISGNNLRIVFPEGLDERILKAAGRLAAEGILTPVIIGNIEEVQAKAKQLDVSLEAAEIYDPANYLMMDELVASFVERRKGKASEEDARRILLDENYFGTMLVYANKADGLVSGAAHSTADTVRPALQIIKTKEGVSKTSGVFLMVRGDEQYVFADCAINIAPDSNDLAEIAIESARTARMFDMEPRVAMLSFSTKGSAKSPETEKVMAAVEEAKRRDPLLIIDGEFQFDAAFVPSVAAAKAPDSVLQGNANVFVFPSLEAGNIGYKIAQRLGNFEAVGPLLQGLNRPVNDLSRGCNTDDVYNLALLTAAQALMQ
- a CDS encoding general stress protein, with protein sequence MYKVEIVENGVQAQDKLSLLATEGYKKDDIYLFAHDKKRESHLADATGAEEVGLTDQGLINSVTGVFKKRGDELRTQFQSLGLSESEADRLEKELDEGRLVLVACKK
- the hemQ gene encoding hydrogen peroxide-dependent heme synthase is translated as MSEAAQTLDGWYCLHDFRSVDWTTWKMTPADERQAAINEFMGLVEKWNATQESKDGSHALYTVVGQKADFMMMILRPTMEELNEIETEFNKSKLAEYTIPAHSYVSVVELSNYLKDGENPYENPHVRARLYPILPKAKYVCFYPMDKRRQGNDNWYMLPMEDRRKLMYSHGMIGRQYAGKVKQIITGSVGFDDYEWGVTLFSDDVLQFKKLVYEMRFDEVSARYGEFGSFFVGNILAEEKVESFFSI
- a CDS encoding uracil-DNA glycosylase; protein product: MLENNLPRSWSEVLGEEFQKEYFHTLREFLIEEYRTKTIYPEYSDIFNALMFTDYDDVKVVILGQDPYHGPGQAHGLSFSVKPGINPPPSLKNIFKELCSDLDSETPEHGYLVSWAEQGVLLLNTVLTVRQGEANSHKGKGWERFTDQVITRLSERDKPLVFILWGKPAQSKLSLIDTKKHKIITSAHPSPLSARKGFFGSKPFSKTNELLKQLGYVEIDWALPPL
- a CDS encoding YwdI family protein, with amino-acid sequence MSFIKVVNDNSGPKISQDVIRDLEICHIGLCAKKTGILYNGDIAKWNRELISLNIHIHTLLRKMGEELDRAKSSSNEAQVREKIYTIKALCEVILAEGETRTPDVQPIQATPTIVVENRGTAIIPGKKLEMEDGANGDSIFDF
- the zupT gene encoding zinc transporter ZupT, with protein sequence MNMEILFAFGLTLFAGLATGIGSLMAFFTSTTNTKFLSVTLGFSAGVMIYVSMIEIFQKAKIALVAELGAKGGNWATVFSFFGGILLIALIDKLIPKQGNPHELKKVEEMQPGAIVKDPALLKMGTFTALAIGIHNFPEGIATFTSAIQNPALGVAIAIAIAIHNIPEGIAVSVPVYFATGDKKKAFKLSFLSGLSEPIGALVAYLFLMPFLNDIMFGVIFAAVAGIMVFISLDELLPAARKYDETHLPIYGLIAGMAVMALSLLLII
- a CDS encoding lipoate--protein ligase family protein, yielding MKDSATSLLWQEQWRLIDQSTTGLLMPAIQSFAIDDTLCASVGSHLAPATARTWVHHDTVVLGIQDTKLPYLKEGLAYLYSKGFTPIVRNSGGLAVVLDKGVLNISLILPEKEKGIDINRGYDAMLELIRCMFADWGKEIEAREIIGSYCPGSYDLSIGGKKFAGISQRRLRKGVAVQIYLSVEESGGSRAELIREFYSLALKGEQTKFSYPEVKPEVMASLSELLGTPLTVQDVMLKLLIELKKMSSLLYSGQLTPHELELLPGYSARIAERNGTLQKP
- the gerQ gene encoding spore coat protein GerQ; this translates as MQMYPYGNNNAGQQGYQPYSGTGGAPVGPGMQQQSFGGGYGGGQMGGYGGGGGFQAPFPQSAPTTAGPQVPGMLPMEESYIENILRLNRGKLATVYMTFEGTRDGQRRQQVFKGIIEAAGRDHIILSDPQTGMRYLLLMVYLDYVTFDEEIEYEYPFAAGGGGTFGGGGGFSSSGGPGHGQSTLPPR